The DNA window GGCCAGGAAATGACGAAACTGGATGCCGACGTTGGTCTTGAATGGCCGCTTATCCCGGCTGAAGCGCACGTCCCGGTACGGGCGCATCATTGAACCGCCTACCTTCTTCGGGATCGCCAGGAAATGAAATCCAGCGCAGGCGAACGCACCAGGTCTTCGTAGTCCTGCTTGTGTTCCCGGAACCAGTCGCGGTTGTTGTTCTTCTCCAGCCGCTTCAGGAATTCAAGGCTGGCTTCGGTGAAGTATCGGTTTGCCATGGAGTCTCCGCGTCTATCGTTCTGCCCCCGCCTCGCCTCCACATTGTGCCATCATCGCCCGCCCATCTTGAACCCGGGCACCAGCCGCGTATCCTTGGCCTACCCAAGAACAACACGGCAAGGATCATCGAGGACCCGGGAAGTCCATGCATGAGCATATCCTCATCGCGCTGGCGGGAATCGGCCTGATTGCCATCGTCAGCCAGTGGCTGTCCTGGTGGCTGAAACTGCCGGCAATTCTGTTCCTGCTCCTCGCCGGGATCATCGCCGGCCCGGTCACGGGATGGCTGGACCCCAACGCCCTGTTCGGCGACCTGTTGTTTCCCATGGTGTCGCTGTCGGTCGCCGTAATCCTGTTCGAGGGCAGCCTCACGCTGAAGCTGGACCAGATCCGCGGCCTGCAACGGGTAGTTCGCAATCTGGTCTCGATCGGCATACTTGTCACCTGGACGATCACCACGGTCGCGAGCTACCTGCTGCTCGACATTGGTTGGCAGCTGGCCCTGCTGTTCGGGGCGGTAACGGTGGTAACCGGGCCAACGGTGATCGTTCCCATGCTGCGCACGGTGCGGCCCAACGCGCGCATCGCCAACATCCTCCGCTGGGAGGGCATCGTCATCGACCCTATCGGCGCCCTGCTGGCCGTGCTGGTATTCGAGTTCATCGTTTCCGGTCGTGTCGATGGCGCCCTCGGCCACACCCTGATCGGGTTCGGCGAGATCCTGCTCGTAGGTATCGCCATGGGTGCCGCGCCGGGATACCTGTTCGGCCTGCTGCTGCGGCAGCACCTGATACCGGAATACCTGCGCAATGTCGCCACCCTGAGCCTGGTGTTTGTCGTATTCGTCGGCTCCAACCTGATCTATTCCGAGTCCGGCCTGCTGGCGGTCACCATCCTGGGTCTGTGGCTGGCCAATATGAAGGATGTGAACATCGAGGACATTGTGTCGTTCAAGGAGAGTCTGAGTCTGCTGCTGATCTCCGCCGTGTTCATCGTGCTGGCGGCACGCCTCGACGTCGCCGAACTCCAACAACTTGGGTGGCCGGCCGTCTAT is part of the Acidiferrobacteraceae bacterium genome and encodes:
- a CDS encoding DUF2461 family protein is translated as MANRYFTEASLEFLKRLEKNNNRDWFREHKQDYEDLVRSPALDFISWRSRRR
- a CDS encoding sodium:proton antiporter, which produces MHEHILIALAGIGLIAIVSQWLSWWLKLPAILFLLLAGIIAGPVTGWLDPNALFGDLLFPMVSLSVAVILFEGSLTLKLDQIRGLQRVVRNLVSIGILVTWTITTVASYLLLDIGWQLALLFGAVTVVTGPTVIVPMLRTVRPNARIANILRWEGIVIDPIGALLAVLVFEFIVSGRVDGALGHTLIGFGEILLVGIAMGAAPGYLFGLLLRQHLIPEYLRNVATLSLVFVVFVGSNLIYSESGLLAVTILGLWLANMKDVNIEDIVSFKESLSLLLISAVFIVLAARLDVAELQQLGWPAVYVFLAIQFVARPLKVAVSTLGSTLNWRERALLAWIAPRGIVAAAVSALFALRLQEQGMARADLLVPLTFMVIIGTVVLQSASARLIARWLKVAEPDPRGFLIIGANPVARTIGKALTENEFRVVLTDTSWENVRAARMDGLSVYYGNPISAHADQHLDLVGIGRMLALSPVADVNVLAGMRFRSEFGAAAIYTVQTAQEKAAAEKLKAAEPRRGYTLFGDDVTFTMLSSLISQGAEIHSTTLSDSFTFDEYRQQHGHKAIPLFAIDPRGRIQVFVAAGKLKPGTDWTVLSLVQAEAKEEQKSRE